Within the Channa argus isolate prfri chromosome 12, Channa argus male v1.0, whole genome shotgun sequence genome, the region gagatgagaaaattaGTTAGTGATGACGTTGATAGTTAAATGTCCAAAATGGCAATTGACTGCTCCCTATTGAGTGAACTACTTAGTGCACATTATAGTGGAAAATAAAGGAAGGAATAAGAAGAATAAGTTTCAGATATGACCTTGTTTTTTCCATCAAGCTACTGTAGTTGACTAGTATGTGGGGCCAACGTATGTCATTTAATTGGTTCAGCTTTCTCCTGGCATGATTCAGATATGGAGGTGTGTTTTCTGTAGTTGTTCCTTTAGTTGCGTTTCCTGCATTTTTGTTGTCAGTTTCGTTGACTTGTTGGTTTAATAGGCAAAACCCAGATTACATCAATTCCCCCAAGTACTTCGCAACTCCATAtcaatgcagctttaaaaatgtgtttactgtgtcTTCTTGTTGAACTTGTCCACTTGAGCAGGAGTCATCTGGCACTCTGGACTTTCACATAGTGTTCTTCATACTTGCAGCTTGCCAGCTTGATGCCGCATTTTTCCTGTGTGCTAAAGTTGCTGGTTTAAAATTCAAAGGGATcatgtatttttcaaaaaaaacgaatacatttgatatttcataaatacaaatgaaacaaaatcaaatgatttgtaatttcttttatttacatgttacacAACCTTTATGGAAATGGAGATTGTATTTAAACCTTTGGCTCTGTTATCATGTGCTTTAAAATCCTGGgcgttttttttctcctctgtcttcttACTCTTACTGTCACCCTTCACTGGTGGGGGGATACGGTGGTGCTTTCTTTGAGTTAAACGGCGACACTGAGAGAATTAAGGAGTTTTTGTCAACCTGCTTATCCTCATCTGAAATGACATTTTGTCATAGGGAAGGCAGAGAGTTTAACATTCGGGACCTGTCGTATAGGTCTGAAAATACAACCACAAAGCAATTTGAGTGTTAATCTTCAGTTTTATCTGTTTCCCCATTTATTTTCAACTTTGGCTTGGAGCATGAAGTTCAAAAGGGCGTGTTTTCCCAAATATAAATATCCTAGATAAGACGCTTCAGCCTCAGTCCCTGTCTGAACCAAGATCTTATGTAGAGCCATGTTCAGTGTTCAGCTGTTCTTTTTGCTCATATGCACAAATGgttattttctgctgctgtaaccTCAAACTCAAGTGGGGAACAAGTATAAACACATGAGCTTGCTGTCATGTCACTGCAATGACACTGGTTAGACTTCGGTTAGTGAACTTTGCTGCATGTCATGTATCCTCtctcaacattttctgtttcctctctgCCGTTTGTCGACGAGTTAGGCCACAATACTTTCCCTTATATGACAAAGCTCTCCTTGCTTCAACACGTTAACCAATGGCAAAGCTGTGATTAATAAAAAGACGGCAGAGACAGTGAATATAATACTtgaaaatatagatttaaaCTAACAAAGGTTATTTGCCTTtgctttaaatacttttaatatttcattatttttatgtgaatgtatttctttgaattttacaataattacaataGTTCTCCCTCTTTtaattctattgttttttttggtaaaaacaactaaaatcaTCTGATCGTAAAAAGGtcttaatattaaaatacaacctcaaatgaacaaaaacaaataactttttTCACCAACCCCTGATttagttaataaaaaacaaacaaacacagaacaagTACAGGTCTGTTTGAATGGGTTTTCAGAAAAAAGCCTCTTCTGTCTAAAATGAATATGAAAGCATGACCGAGGTTCGCAAAACAGGATCTGCACAAACCACAACATTTCTAGAACAGTGTCCTACGGATACATGAGACCAAAGTGGAGTTGTTTGGACTTAATACCCagtgaaaaccaaaaacagcattttaggATTAACACCTGTCGACCACCATCAAGCACGAGAGTGGAGGAGGGAGGGTTTtggcttgttttgcagccacaggacTTGGGCACTTTGCAGTCCTTCAGTCGTCACTCCTGTCCGTATCGCAGTATTCTAGAGACAATTGTGAGGCCACCTGTCTTAAGGCTAAAGCTTGGTCCTAATCGACTCATGCAACAGGACATTCATCTAATGCAGACCAGCAAATCGACAAAAGAATGGCTAAAAATAAGGTCTTGGAATGGCcaagtcaaagtccagacctcaacccgATTGATATTATGAGAGCTGTGCATAAGTTCCCAAAACTTTACTCAACTGAAGTAAAGCTAAGAATAAGCCTCCACAAAGATGTGAAAAACTGATACCGGAATAAAGGAAATGATTACTGGCCCTGACCTGACACCTTGAAGTTAAAATCAAGATTTAGTCCGTGCTCATGCAGCGCCACCTGCTGGATGCGTTTGCCCATTTTCAAACAATATATGTTATAAACTGTACAAGTTCTGAGTAAGTGTGTATAAAATCTCTAGTTTAGATTAAACCAGGTTTTCTACAGGCGCAAGAACAAATAACATAAACACACGATGTTTTAGTCCTTGTCTGACATAGTACTGAATGTTAAGGCAAATATCAAATCATTCAGCTGAAACGGGGGCCACTTATTAGCTTCAATATTTTCCTCAGTAAAACACCTTGTAACTAATGTCAAACTACAGATTGATAAACactcaaaagaaaatgttctatTTATTACTTAATTTCATTTCAACACAGCCATCAAACAACTGGTTAGttaaatgtaaagtgtatgAGTGTAGTCAGGTTCTTATCTTTATTACTCAGCTATGATTATTAGTAGTTCATGTGGAGTGAGGTGCTCACATCTCAGATAGGATTGACTGAGACACATATACAGCTGTTAATACTAAAATATGTCCAAATCCATGTGATCGTactaatatttaataagcaAAATTACAGTTCAGTCCAtgatattaattaataaattaaggCACTTCCTTAttaagaaaacagaaatctaacttgcaattacatttttaaacacagaacCTGTGTAATATCCATttttgcataaacacacacacacacacgaagccTACTACGAGTCATGTCCCTGCAGGGATCCATGATGTTGCAACAATAATTGCATCCAATTGCAACCAAACCAAGACCCCATGAATTCTGCACAATCTTGAAATTTAAGGCATCATTAAAACCATTGTAACCTGCATCACAACTATTCAGAAAACCTGTCACAAAGATTGGCAatttaggctgcaacaatcacaaaaacatccGGAAGGGACTGAAAAGTGCAACAAAGTGTTAAAAATCTCTCAAACAGTCCTGTGTTATGTTACCTTTtcacacaatgttttaaaaatcttttttttttgccagtatAACTGGTGTTATACTGAGGAGTCTTTAGAAGTAAACAACGTTAGCATATGTGATAATACATAAGAATCAGTAACAAGAATTGTTTTGATATTGAAAAGCTGTATATTTACCTATAACTAACAGCTGTTTTAGCAtgagaacaaatgtttttgtgtctaaacctACATCAAGGAAGTGTAAAAGCTACGTGTGTACTGACTGAATGTTCATGTCAGTGGCTTAATGTGACTGTTGCAGTAAAGATCTATTAATTCGCATTGGTTTTattaatacattcatttttccccttttttccccaTGAGATCCATGAGCAAATTAAATGATGCAGTGTGATTTTAAAGGCTACGTTAGCTAATACATTTACCTTATAGTCGAAAATCCCACAATTCCTTTAAGTTGCATGCTAAGCCACTGTGCCACTGAGAACAATTGTGTCCAGTGGTTTTAGTAAcaagccttttttttctccccatttTCACTTGCTGGAAAGAAAAAgtgctaaaaatgtttttgaggaTTCTAACAAAAAGTCTGTTGTTAAAGTTGATGTTTGACTTTTTCCTCATATGTAAACTATAGTTCAGCTGAATTAAACAATTTGTAGAGTTTCTGTACTATATTACACACAGCGATAATATACAACTTTATTAATGTATTGTTAGTTAACTGTACCTTGAAGGAATAGTTCACCATTTAGGTAAATAGGCTTTTTTACTTTCTTGccaagatttaaaataaattcctcTCACATCAGTGCAGTTAATATTTAGCATCAGTCAGCatcttagcttagcataaagccTGGACACCAGGGCAAACAACTAGCATGACTCTGTCCAATGGTCTCAACCTCCTCATCTAACTCTGGGCAggaaagtgaataaaacacaaaatttcaACAATTCCTATAATCAACTTATGTTAACACGTTTTACAGCTCCAGGTTTCACTTGTTTCAGCCATGCAGTATCTAGACAGATGTACCTATTTATGTACTGTTAATTTATTGCtactttaatgtaaatatgttgtgCAGTTGAGCTTTGACATTGTCCTTCAGTGGTTTCACACATGCTCTGGTGGCATCCCTTTACTGCACAGCACAAGACCCACTGGGCAGGAAGTCCTGCACATACACTGCTACAGCCTTGGTGAGGTAGGTCATGCTCCCAAAGCGGCCACTCGGGGCACTGTCGTACAGCAGCCTGCACACTCCAGTGGATGGGTCCTTCTCTAGGATGCGCTCCTCTGCTCCCAAGTCCACCTGGAGAGGAACATAAATGGGTTCAGAGGACAGATGTAAATGGAGGGAGTTTCGTCCACGTCTGCTGATTTGGTTCTGACCTGATCTTTGTAGAACATGTCGTTGGCGAGGTGCACAATCTTTTCAACGTGGATGATGGAGCCGATACTCTGGATTTCAACATCTGCCAGCATAGTTAGGACCAGGATGGCCTCCACCAGCAGCTGTCGGTACTCAGGTTGAGGGACGCGGTTCAGAACAGTCTCCACGTGGACAGAGAATTTGATCTCTCCTGGGGTCATCTGGATGAGGATGGTggtaagagaaagagaaaatgaaggatCAGAAGATATTGCCAAAAAAGCAACTCCCATCTaaattttgccattttttaagTTCATTTTTGGCCATTATTTTCATACTTCACTTAACTTTTTTAATGCAATCACTTAAACATTGTTACTAGTTTAATATAGAACAGTATAGTATAAAAGTGTATCTATTCCAGATATGATGGATATCATTTAGTAGGAAAAATGCAGCTGAACCTTGAACTATGAATTTTTAGGTGCCATGATGGCGAAaggaaggacaaaaacaacacagtatcAGCATAATAAAGATAGACATAAATTTAGTTTACTGTAAATTTGCAACAAGCAAGTGAACCTCTTACCTCTCTGGTGGTTGAAGAAGGAAGGACAAACCCCTCTATGGACAGACCGTGACACTGAAAGACAATTTCTACGGTAATTACCTCATAAAATCAAATCGGAATTATTTTAAAGCCATATTTGTGCTTATAAAACAAACACTCTAAAATAATTCCTTATCATTTTTGTGCACGCTTTAGCAAACAGCAACAATAAACTAATAACAGTGACTTCAGTTTATAAAAGGTTTATCTGGAGCAACTGGAAACACGGCCCTTCATTAGAGTGTTTGTGGACTGACCTTCTGCAGGATCTTCCAGACCTTCTGATAGAATCCGACAGGGACTCGGTTGAGCGCCCCATCCAGCCGTCTCCTCCGCAGCCACTGGCCCTGTCTGGTGTCCTTCACAAATGGAATAATCTCTGGAATGTCCAGAGATTCAAAAGACGGCAATCTGTATCTCTGAACAGAAAGGACAGCAAAAGACATTGTTTAAAGGtctttattttggaaaaacagCACCTCCTTCCTCTTCTGAAGGATAAAGCAGTTCAGCAGACAATTTTCCAATCTGCTGtctaaaaagtaacattttggaATCGTGTGATACAATTAGAAATCCTTCACTTTAACACCttctcacaataaaaaaaataaagaaataaaaataataatacacgTGTTTGCTTAAATGCCCTCAAATAAGGGACCTCTTCAGCTCTCTCATAAGTTTTTTAAGAGTCTTTGATCACtgttttacaaaaacagaacCCAACATACTGTTGTTATCTCCATGTATCATATCAGTGGTTTGCAAAAGCAGTATATTTAAAGAATAATGGTAGTGAGGCGGCTCACTGTACGACCACTAAGCTGAAAAGCTATGCATGGAATCTTTTGCCGTGCTGTGTAGGGACCATCCGGATGCCGTTCACTGGCAGAGCCCAGTAGGAgagagggattgtagacctggaaAACGTTGTtcagataaaaaagaaaaaaagagaaaatgctttGGACTTGACCACTCTGTGGTTGAAAGTCCGAGCTCTGAGCCAGGCAGCCACTGAGGATATGAACAGCGGTGTGGCAGGTCTCTTTCAGCTGATCAAAAATGAGCCGTGCTGCTGTGCTTTGAATCACCTGGGGAGATCAGATGGTGTTCATGGGATCACCTGAGAATCTCCAACGTTACTTTTACAGTTGGTTGTGAGCAGTAAGAAGTCATTGGACAAATGTGTCTTATTTCTCACATTCAGTGAAAATTAGTTTTATCTTATGTTAGTATTGTAGAGACCTTCTAAGACATCAtgtttttctatatttctatTAGTCTCTATATAGTTTTCAATGGTAGTTGCCGGTgtataaaactaaaatcttACGATATCTAAAATATCTGATTAATAAGACAAATTGTTACCCAAGCTTCAGTGTTTTCTATGTCCACTGACTGAGATCTCCAGCCCTAAAAGGcagaaatgaagaagaaaagaggggacagaagaaaaaaaaataaaaaataagaaaaagatgcacaaaatgaaaaaacaaagagtcTGGAAGTTAATAAAAGTGTGGCTGATGGATCCAAACTGTAATGACAACAAAACAACCCCAAAGCCAGTGGATTCTGCAAAACCGAAAATCACAACATGCATGAAGGAATTATAAAGATGAGATTAGACAACATACATACAACATGGGGTGATTAAACTGATTAATTCAATGTTGAGCATAAATCCACGACACAGCACATTTGGCAGTAGATGGCTCCAAACTCTGCACATAAATACAGAAGTGAAACCAAACTTGTTAAAGACCTGATTGGTGATTTttaggtagtttttttttttatttacctaaAGTACAGACTATACAACAGTCTTTCTTGTTTGTTGGAATTGAACAGTAATATTCACGTGCAATTTAAAGGTCACCCAGAACAAATAAAGTCATCACATAAATGATTACAGCAACTACTAGCAAATTTAGAAACTGATAAACAGAAAAACGCAAACAATTTTGATAACGTGTCTGTCTACCATTAGGTAGAAAAGCCAAATATTGTGAAGTTCCagcttttaaatatgtaaatattagcTTCATTTCATTGTCCTAAATTATATTAGGCATCTTTTAAGTGCTAGACAGAAAATAACTGATTAATTATCTGTCTTGACTTTTATTAAGTAGACCAAACCATCAACTGATTAATTaacaaagaagcaaagtaagAACCAAGTTAGTTACACCTCAAAAACACAAGAGTTTTGAACTCAATTGAAAGTTAGTAAGGAGTGTTAATGGCTCACTGACCCACTGCATAACTTTATATTCccattaattcattaattaagtCCAAAGAATCAACACCTAGACAACCAAGTTGAATGTTGTTATCATCGGTGACTGGTCAAGCTGAAATCAGGACAAACAAAATTCCACCGCATTACAGAAGACTTAATTTGACCTATTTAACCGGCTTAAATCCAACTCATTTTTAAAGCCTAAACTAGTTTCATTAGCAGAAACAAATTAATGGATAAAACCGCATCTACTGGTTAGCACTTCCACCgacaccaccatcatcatcatcaccaccaccataaTCACTAAAGCAGCTCTGTCAAAGGCAACCTGTGATTCACCTGCAACCATAgcagaataaaattaaaacaattatgttATCATATCTCAGCATCTAATACTCGTTTGCTTCTATTTCCCGATTCTAATTCAAAaaattcatcatcatcaccttaACTGAGTCAGTCAAAGACACCTTGTGGTCCATctgcaacaaagaaaacacaagaatcAAATACTATTTGTTGGCAATAAGTCGCTAACTTTCATATCAGCAAAGTCATATCCGTTTCCCAAAGCAAAACCAATATCTTCTTCACATCAGTGAAATCACTCCACATCCAAGTGAATTAACTCTTCTTAACACCATCATCACCTCCAAAATTGGATCTGTCAAAGACAACCTGGGTTCCtggatcaaaacaaaaacaagaggcatTATGAAGCTGAGCTTAACTATTCAAAAGTTTTAATTCTCTTGTTCTGGAGCTTTCATTTGTATCTCATAGTCTGATGAGTTGTCCTGGATGTGAAGATCTCATCATGCGCACTTTTAGTTCTTCTACTGGCCTAAAAACAGCCCTCCAATGCTGTAACAATCCATTCCTGACTTTGGAAGCAGCATCTTAAAAATCCAGCTCAATTCAAGTCGAACACATGTAAGTGGACCTTGATTTGATACTGATTTATCAACTGCCATCCTGTGTGTATGAGAAGTTCTAAAGGTGCACATCTATAAAATTTTACACATCTATAGTTTTATTACAAGTGAGCAAACTCCATGTGATGATTTACAGAGTGATACAGTTGAAAGCTCTGGAACAAGCCACCTAAAGAGAAGGGCACATCTCTATGCAccaatttacaaaataatcaATTATTAACAAACTCAATCTGTTATTGACAAATAcaatataaactataaaaagGCTATAAAAATTCGGGAATGATCTGATGTCTACAAGGAAGGTAAATTAGCACAGACATGGATGAAATTGTTGCTGTCTGCATGTACAGCATAATGTGATTTTTACTTTAGCCTCATAAGTTCAAATTAATTGGTGTCTTTataggaaaaagaaacaatactATGATAGTTAACCTGGGATGGATCCACCAACGACAACCTGTGCTCTGCCTGCAACATAAAAACCAAGTCATACATAAATCACAGTGAACCAGTTGCTCTGGTGATGTATTTTAAGGCTAATGCTGTTAAACCAACCTCTACAATTAATTCATTTAACTGTGTAATTTTTCAGTATCAAAAATGTACAGTTGCCATCTCATTTCCCTCAAATTACTGCCTTGATTTTTCCCAATGATCTTCACAACTCTCCTTTGATACAGCTCTGCGTTCATTTCCCTGCACATTATTTAGGATCAGTATCAGCGGCAGCATCAAAAGCCAGGTGAATTAGCACCTATTGTAATTAATATTTACTAATATTAATATCACCATCACCTTACTATGATCCGTCATAGACAACCTGTGCTCCAgctgcaaaaagacaaaagtcagTTTGCTCATATTTCTAAAACAGGATCTTCTCTCTTAGTCTCTTTGTCTTCATCATTACCAATTTCATTGTaaaccaggggtcaccaacatggtgcccgtgggcaccaggtagcccgcaaggaccacacGAGTAGCCCGCGGGcttgttctaaaaatagctcaccatagcaccacttaccaatgagctgcatctaatttttttgttgctattttttttaaatcacatttgatagttattgtgagaaatcattaacatttgattattaattgattattaataataacataaaattaaaggtaaattgagcagatttgttatttcaaaaggtgtgtatcaaactggtagcccttcgcattaatcggtacccaagaagtagctctcagtttccaaaggttggtgacccctgttGTAAACAATGCTTTGAGTGAAACTACAGAATATTTCTGTACCACTTCTCTGAATATATTTAAGTGAGGTGATAAAcagtttgcttttgttctctTTTAATGTTGAACTTAAAGCTTCTCTTTCTTGCAGAGTGCCTGTTTCTTTAAAGCATGgccttaaataaaaatgagtgtAATCTCACAACAACAAGCTCCTACCATTTTCATGTCACTCTTTAGTTTGCTGATGCCTGCTCTCTCGCTCTTGGTGGCGCCAACATTGCCCAGATGATGAATGGATATGGCCGGACTGATGCCGGCATCCATCTCTCGTACTGGGGAGAAGGGGGAGGACCATACAAGTATAAAGACAATAACTTcacaatgcaaattaaaaatatacacattaatacaaaataaaaataaatcctgttTACTCTGTCACATAAACCGAAGGCCGTGAGTAAAAATACGATAGGTTGAGATAGGATTTTGCTGTTAGACTAACCACTGAGCTGCACACCAAACTCCTTCCCACTGAGGATGTGGTGGAGAAGGTTCTTCAGTTCAGAAGGACTCAAACTCATCAGACTCTCTGTAGCCTcctctcctacacacacacagacacacacacaccttttggTTTCCTCAAATTCCCAAAATGTTCTTCCAAGATcaaaaattcaaatgtgttaCAAAGAACACAGATAcgcatatatacacacacttcgTTTGAATGTGTATTTGTCTGAATAACAAAAAATGTAGTTGTTAAATTCAATTACtataattgtaatattttaattttgcaaGCTTGAAATAGTTGCATTTTTTGCATAATATAcgagaatatttaaaatgaacctttttgtgtttggttaTAACTTAAAAAACACTTCTGGCATATTGCTGAGTAAGTAATGTCTTATGGCAAATATATAGCTTTCACAGattgtttttcttacatttaccCAGAAATGCACAAATGACATGAAACTAATGATCATCTTATTACTTCTTCCTTACCTGAACAGTTGAGTGACTGTGCCAATTCAGTTGCCATGACCTGGATGATGAGACCGATACGAAGCCGTAACATCTCACTAAACAGACTGGGCTGAGTCCTGATGCTCATAGCCAGGTACACCATGATCTCCTGAAGGAGAACAGACTTAGATTAGATGAATAAAAAAGGCAGAATGACAAATTCATGCTTCATTCTGGAGAATGACAAATTCATGCTTCATTCTGGAGAATGACACTCACTTGTGTGAGTATGGCCACACTTATGTCGTTGTCACTGGCTTCGTCAATGAGAGCAGCCAACTGGTCTGGAGGTATTGGAGCAGTGATGGTTTTCTCTCTGGGTTCAGGAGGGAGACCCACTGTCAGGTGCTTCTGGTGCGCTAGCAAATCAGAGCAGGCCTACAGAGAGATaacaaccaatcagagaagaaaTGTTATATATGAGGTTTTCAATGTGCAAGATAAACTGGTTCGTTTACTAAGCAAACTGCATTTGAGGACTTATTTTTGAACTAAAATCATAACTAACCAATTtatcacattttacagaaaatcaCTGACAGGTTTTTTACataagttaaaaagaaaaactaaatcagtCTCAGAAGGAAAAACTGGATCAATCACGCtgctcttgtgtgtgtgtataacctTGTGTGTTTCATACCGAGTCGAGTTCCTCCACCTTCTTCTTCAGAATGCCAGAGATCATCCTAACAAGGCCCCACTGTTTGAGTTCACCTGCCTTCTCATAAAGGTCAGTCAATAGAGATTGCACTGTGGAGCCTCCCCCGTGCAGATGAGTGTCCCAATCCATACCCCTGTGACAGAAGAtcaacacacagtaaaacatagTCTAATGAGGGTTGGCAGGTGACGTCCAGATTTCAGGCAGTTTGACGCCAGCTTCTCATCATGCACTTTTATCCATAAGATTAATGAGTAAGATATGTATAAACGCTATTCACAGTTGTATCTTGCTTTACAGACAGCTTTTAAATCTGGGGTGATTCTACTTgtcttacatttttctttcatatgTCCATGAAAACGTTTAATTTGAGGCTGAGCAgaaaatttgtgttttcttgtactttagtacttttaaatttaaaagattttgCTTGCGATGTACCAATACCAatacagctgcagaaaaaaaaaactctcactTGTCTTTGAAGAGGATATAAAGGATGTCAGCTTGGTCCTGGAGATTTTGTGCGTCTTTCAGCAGTTGTACTAAAGCGTTGTAATCAATGGCTCCACTAGCATCTTTGGGGATGCCGCTGTCTGTTGAGACTGCCAGCTCTGGAGACTGCCGGTGGGAGAGATTTAGAGAGGAATTTATGGAAAGAGTTTAAACATTAATCACTGAGGCTCTTTGAGGATGGTTCACAGCATTTAGGGAATAGGCTGGAGTAgtttatgaaaaaaacataaaaagaatgtGAGGCCAAGTAAATAAATGCAAGCTCAACCTGTGTTTCTTGTGGTGTAAAGGATTCTGGGAGATTTAGGTTGAGTGAAGGCTGAGGGGAGCCAAACAGCTTATTAGGCAGGTACATGTTGACATCTGGTTCAAatatcacaaaacaaaagaaaacaaacatggatCTTGTGTCACTGTTATCATCCTAAAGTACTAAAAACTGGTTACTTCTTTAAATCTCTACATATTTGAGATTAATGATCATAATGGATCTACTCACTGTGTACATTAAGATCTTGAGCCTTGTTCATCAGAGTCACCATCTCCTTGGTTTTGGTGGCCACAGCCTTGAACCTGCTCAGTCCTTTGACCTGCCGTTTCTGCTTCTTCGGGGCAGCGTGGGCCAAGAGGTGATCCAGGTATTGAGCAAGATCGTCAGCCTCTGGAGATGAGGACACAAGGGATTGAATGtagagatatagagatataggggaagagtgagggagggaagagattgagataaaaaaaaccaaacaaaaaaaaaaaaacactgaaaccaaaCAACAGCTACCTTGCAGTGGGACTTTTAACCATTTTTTCCATAGTCACCATTTCTCACCATTGTCTACTGATCTTACCATCATCATGACGTAACTCATGCACATAGCCATTGCCCTCCTCATTATCTCCATCGTGGTGACCTGCTACACCAGGACATTTAACGTCCAGGAAGCTGAGGTGAGCAAAACAGGATGTAGTCAAGAACTCTGACAGCTTCCCTGTTTGGATCctaatgaggaagaggagaaaaatcaCTGGGATGTGTGATTTTGAACTTTGCCAAGTTACTTTCTGATGTGGTTCATATTGTATAATATTGGATTAAAAGctccaaaatgcaaaaatattaattcacCTTGCTCCTCCGTAATATCCATCCTGTAGCTTCCTTAGTGTAGCCAATACTGCAGGGTCGAGGTCTGTGTGGTcatcagctaaaaaaaaacaaagtgcaggGACAAAACAGTATTCaggttttttaatttaaaaaaacaaaaacctcctTTGAGTTCATACTCACTCAGCATTGTCTGTGAAATAGGAAATGTCACAGTGGGTCGTCCAGTCATTCTCCATCTGGATGAGAGGTAGGAGATTTCTGTCCTTAACATCTCCACAATCATTTTGTTATCCAATGCCAAGTAGAACTGCTGGTGGTCGATGAACTGTGGGGTCAAGTGCAAACAATGCCGGTGACATAACCGGactttttgaatttttatttttattttaccaggaaaaaactaaattaaagcacatatttaattttttagttttagcatTTAGTATTTACTGCTATGGTTTGTTTTTAACCTGAGGTGTGAATGAGAAGATGTTGTTCCTGATGATGTAAAACTTGGAGGTTCCCAGCACTCCAATTCTCCTGTAGGGTCGTCCTGTCAGGCCCAGTCTTGAGTTCCGACCTGAgacaaagcaggaaaaacaaaaatgaaagtatGGTAGGTAAAAGTATGTCAAGTATCCTGCTATCACCAGTTCGTTGTTTGCAAAGTCTTTATGAGGCTACTGACACTGCAAATTAGCAATTTggacagacaataaaaaatagTTCTCTCCGATATTGTA harbors:
- the phka1a gene encoding phosphorylase b kinase regulatory subunit alpha, skeletal muscle isoform isoform X5; translated protein: MRSRSNSGVKLDNYARIVHQTILRHQDPVTGLLPGSKDQPDAWIRDNVYSIVSVWALSLAYRKNADRDEDKAKAYELEQSVVKLMRGVLQCIMRQLDKIEKFKYSRSTSDSLHAKYNTRTCATVVGDDQWGHLQVDATSLFLFFLAQMTASGLHIIYTQDEVDVVQNLMFYIEAAYKVADYGMWERGDKTNQGITEINASSIGMAKAALEALDDLNLFGAKGGPGSVVHALADDIQHCQSILTSMLPRASMSKEVDAGLLAIISYPAFAVEDMSIVNMTKEEIISKLQGRYGCCRFLRDGHKTPKEDPNRLYYESAELKLFENIECEWPLFWTYLILDGIFINSLEQVQEYQEALEGILIKQKDGIRLVPELYSVPPDKVEEEYMNPHTVERIPMGKCPLKWGQSLYILGNLLSEGFLAPGEIDPLNRRFSTIPKPDVVVQVSILAETEDIKELLLKNGINVETVADIHPIHVQPSRVLSHIYARLGRNSRLGLTGRPYRRIGVLGTSKFYIIRNNIFSFTPQFIDHQQFYLALDNKMIVEMLRTEISYLSSRWRMTGRPTVTFPISQTMLTDDHTDLDPAVLATLRKLQDGYYGGARIQTGKLSEFLTTSCFAHLSFLDVKCPGVAGHHDGDNEEGNGYVHELRHDDEADDLAQYLDHLLAHAAPKKQKRQVKGLSRFKAVATKTKEMVTLMNKAQDLNVHNVNMYLPNKLFGSPQPSLNLNLPESFTPQETQSPELAVSTDSGIPKDASGAIDYNALVQLLKDAQNLQDQADILYILFKDKGMDWDTHLHGGGSTVQSLLTDLYEKAGELKQWGLVRMISGILKKKVEELDSACSDLLAHQKHLTVGLPPEPREKTITAPIPPDQLAALIDEASDNDISVAILTQEIMVYLAMSIRTQPSLFSEMLRLRIGLIIQVMATELAQSLNCSGEEATESLMSLSPSELKNLLHHILSGKEFGVQLSVREMDAGISPAISIHHLGNVGATKSERAGISKLKSDMKMGWRSQSVDIENTEAWRYRLPSFESLDIPEIIPFVKDTRQGQWLRRRRLDGALNRVPVGFYQKVWKILQKCHGLSIEGFVLPSSTTREMTPGEIKFSVHVETVLNRVPQPEYRQLLVEAILVLTMLADVEIQSIGSIIHVEKIVHLANDMFYKDQVDLGAEERILEKDPSTGVCRLLYDSAPSGRFGSMTYLTKAVAVYVQDFLPSGSCAVQ